In Carya illinoinensis cultivar Pawnee chromosome 7, C.illinoinensisPawnee_v1, whole genome shotgun sequence, the following are encoded in one genomic region:
- the LOC122314696 gene encoding transcription initiation factor IIF subunit beta-like — MDEEHGNSIGSSSSNLETAKAERSVWLMKCPVAVAKSWKSHPQSDPHPLAKVVLSLDPLHPDGSSSLQFTMEMANTEAGSVPKSYSLNMFKDFVPMSVFSETNQGKVAMEGKVEHKFDMKPHGENIEEYGKLCRERTSKSMIKSRQIQVIDNDRGIHMRPMPGMVGLISSTSKDKKKTVPVKQSDVKRTRRDRGELEDIMFKLFERQPNWALKQLVQETDQPAQFLKEILNELCVYNKRGTNQGTYELKPEYKKVVEDTTAE; from the exons ATGGATGAAGAACATGGTAATAGCATCGGTAGTAGCAGTAGTAATTTGGAGACTGCGAAGGCGGAGAGATCAGTTTGGCTGATGAAGTGCCCGGTTGCGGTGGCCAAGTCCTGGAAGAGTCATCCCCAATCTGATCCTCACCCTCTCGCCAAGGTCGTCCTCTCCCTCGATCCTCTTCACCCCGACGGCTCTTCTTCCCTCCAG TTCACAATGGAGATGGCAAACACTGAGGCTGGGAGTGTTCCAAAAAGTTATTCTTTGAATATGTTTAAGGATTTTGTTCCTATGTCTGTCTTTTCGGAGACAAATCAAG GTAAGGTCGCGATGGAGGGAAAGGTTGAGCATAAGTTTGACATGAAGCCCCATGGTGAAAACATTGAAGAGTATGGAAAATTGTGCCGTGAAAGGACAAGCAAGTCCATGATAAAGAGTAGACAAATACAG GTTATTGACAATGATCGTGGAATACATATGAGGCCCATGCCTGGAATGGTTGGCTTGATTTCATCCACTTCCAAG GATAAGAAGAAAACTGTACCAGTTAAGCAATCGGATGTGAAAAGAACTAGAAGGGATCGTGGGGAACTGGAGGATATAATGTTCAAACTATTTGAAAGACAACCAAATTGGGCCTTAAAGCAGCTTGTCCAAGAGACTGATCAACCTGCC CAATTCTTGAAGGAGATACTCAACGAGCTGTGTGTGTACAATAAAAGGGGAACTAACCAAGGAACCTACGAGCTTAAGCCAGAATACAAGAAAGTTGTTGAAGATACAACTGCTGAATAA
- the LOC122317117 gene encoding protein WALLS ARE THIN 1-like has translation MADTGSAPAKRMWCSIPERFQLHAAMLALQFGYAGFHVVSRAALNMGVSKLVFPVYRNIIALLLLLPFAYFLEKMQRPAITLNFLVQFFLLALVGITANQGFYLLGLENTSPTFASAIQNSVPAITFLMAALLRIEKVRLDRKDGIAKVLGTIFCVTGATVITLYKGPTIYSPTQTLHSTTPAFVSQLGDATAKNWTLGCIYLIGHCLSWSGWLVLQAPVLKKYPARLSVTSYTCFFGLLQFVVIALIFERDAQAWVFHSGGELFTILYAGVVASGVAFAVQIWCIDRGGPVFVAVYQPVQTLVVAIMASIALREEFYLGGIIGAVLIIVGLYLVLWGKNEEKKFALDKVALQSTPEHGSNRTTSHIKSSVTQPLLPSSSENV, from the exons ATGGCTGATACCGGTTCAGCCCCTGCAAAGAGAATGTGGTGCTCTATACCCGAAAGGTTCCAGCTGCATGCGGCCATGTTGGCCTTGCAGTTTGGCTATGCCGGGTTCCATGTTGTCTCCAGAGCTGCCCTCAACATGGGCGTTAGCAAACTTGTGTTCCCTGTCTATAGGAACATTATCGCTTTGCTTTTGCTCCTTCCCTTTGCATATTTTCTAGAGAA GATGCAGAGGCCGGCAATTACCCTAAATTTCCTCGTTCAATTCTTTCTGCTCGCACTTGTTGG AATAACAGCAAATCAAGGATTTTACTTGCTTGGCTTAGAGAACACATCTCCCACTTTCGCATCAGCAATTCAAAACTCAGTCCCAGCCATTACCTTTCTCATGGCGGCCCTACTCAG GATTGAGAAAGTACGACTAGATCGGAAAGACGGCATAGCAAAGGTGCTTGGAACCATATTCTGCGTCACTGGAGCGACAGTAATCACACTATACAAAGGTCCAACCATATACAGCCCAACACAAACACTACACAGCACAACACCAGCTTTTGTGTCACAGCTAGGGGATGCAACTGCGAAGAACTGGACCCTGGGCTGCATCTACCTTATTGGCCATTGCTTGTCATGGTCCGGCTGGCTCGTTCTTCAAGCTCCGGTTCTTAAGAAGTATCCGGCCCGCCTCTCGGTCACCTCCTATACGTGTTTTTTCGGTCTCCTACAGTTTGTGGTGATTGCTCTGATCTTTGAAAGAGATGCACAGGCCTGGGTTTTTCACTCTGGTGGAGAGCTCTTCACCATCCTCTATGCG GGAGTGGTGGCATCAGGGGTGGCTTTCGCTGTACAGATATGGTGCATTGACAGAGGGGGCCCTGTCTTCGTGGCTGTCTATCAACCTGTTCAGACTCTCGTCGTGGCTATAATGGCTTCTATTGCTTTACGTGAAGAGTTCTACTTAGGAGG GATCATTGGGGCAGTGTTGATCATAGTGGGATTGTACCTCGTTCTATGGGGCAAGAACGAGGAGAAAAAGTTTGCACTGGATAAAGTTGCGCTCCAATCCACTCCAGAGCATGGGAGCAACAGAACAACAAGCCACATCAAGTCATCCGTTACTCAGCCACTACTTCCATCATCCTCAGAGAACGTTTGA